The Tamandua tetradactyla isolate mTamTet1 chromosome 5, mTamTet1.pri, whole genome shotgun sequence genome window below encodes:
- the LOC143684570 gene encoding LOW QUALITY PROTEIN: peptidase inhibitor 16-like (The sequence of the model RefSeq protein was modified relative to this genomic sequence to represent the inferred CDS: inserted 4 bases in 4 codons; deleted 1 base in 1 codon) — protein sequence MHSFQSLLLPMLLLLLATTGPTDALSEEDKKVLVDQHNLYRSQVFPKSTHMLKMYWDEDLAKFAEAYAQHCQWAHNPNPGYRGENLFTMTGTEINLPLGVSEWHREREFYNFSANTCRPGEMCGHYTQVVWADTNRVGCATYYCKKLHVINEANMYFLVCNYQPPGNVIGRWPYRVGPSCSQCPSGYRCVNNLCEPIRGPEEAQDLPSLVTEASSSLATEASGARKKGAPSSLATEAPXLLVTEIPASLATKTLLTLEIEAPSSLPRKDXPSMATEAPSLLITEXPFLLAIHSMLSFDQGPVNIPKSIHTHTPKLADKVASRTKAPSVSPERSLHPEMSLTGIQEPLAHAQEKAQARGSYKLPPXPAQDEPDELQATQVHMGHTTSRSLPSSPNTSATTNAMGRHTLTLQSSLSGKAYGIYFSHTPGFRMSASCPQHGWYGHGGSMYLLSRSLLPGCWATTLHGCWGRWAVRNSCLQVEAKPFLASDEIIPEEPDSDLGIKPAIEPDIGGGIQPGMGMPNKEKPSTVKPTPLKKTTLKPNKLKPNKLKPSKVKPNKVKPSKLKPNLAPGHVWSCLLGLLLLPPLVLAGAF from the exons TACTGGGACGAGGATCTGGCCAAATTCGCTGAGGCCTATGCACAGCATTGCCAGTGGGCCCACAACCCAAATCCTGGGTATCGTGGCGAGAACCTGTTCACCATGACGGGTACGGAGATAAACCTGCCTCTGGGCGTGTCAGAGTGGCACCGTGAGCGCGAATTCTACAACTTCAGCGCCAACACCTGCAGGCCGGGGGAGATGTGTGGCCACTACACACAG GTAGTCTGGGCAGACACCAACAGGGTTGGCTGCGCCACTTACTATTGTAAGAAGCTGCACGTCATTAATGAGGCCAACATGTATTTCCTGGTCTGCAACTACCAGCCCCC GGGAAACGTGATAGGGCGGTGGCCCTACCGGGTGGGGCCATCATGCTCCCAGTGCCCTTCTGGCTACCGCTGCGTGAACAACCTTTGTG AACCCATCAGAGGCCCAGAAGAGGCTCAGGATTTGCCTTCCCTGGTAACTGAGGCCTCATCTTCCTTGGCAACTGAAGCCTCAGGGGCTAGGAAAAAGGGTGCCCCTTCTTCCCTAGCAACTGAGGCTC TTCTTTTGGTAACTGAGATCCCTGCCTCTCTGGCAACCAAAACTCTGCTTACTTTAGAAATTGAGGCCCCATCTTCCTTACCTAGGAAAG CCCCATCCATGGCAACAGAGGCCCCATCTCTATTAATAACTG GGCCCTTTCTTTTGGCCATTCACAGCATGCTCTCCTTTGATCAGGGACCAGTTAACATACCCAAATCaatccatacacacacacccaaatTAGCAGACAAAGTTGCCAGCAGGACAAAAGCACCCTCTGTGAGCCCAGAGAGATCTCTGCACCCTGAGATGTCCCTGACAGGGATTCAAGAACCCTTAGCCCATGCCCAGGAGAAGGCACAGGCAAGGGGCTCCTACAAGTTGCCTC TCCCAGCCCAGGATGAGCCAGATGAACTACAGGCCACACAGGTCCACATGGGGCACACCACCTCCAGGTCCCTGCCCAGCTCCCCCAACACCTCTGCCACCACTAATGCCATGGGTAGGCACACCCTGACCCTACAGTCATCCTTGTCAGGTAAGGCCTATGGCATCTACTTTTCCCATACTCCTGGCTTCAGAATGTCAGCATCCTGTCCCCAGCATGGATGGTATGGGCATGGTGGGAGCATGTACCTTCTGAGTAGAAgcctcctccctggctgctgggccaCCACCTTGCATGGCTGTTGGGGAAGATGGGCAGTCAGGAATAGTTGTCTCCAAGTTGAGGCAAAGCCTTTCC TTGCCTCAGATGAAATAATCCCTGAAGAGCCAGACAGTGATTTAGGAATCAAGCCAGCCATCGAACCAGACATTGGAGGAGGCATCCAGCCAGGCATGGGGATGCCAAACAAGGAAAAGCCAAGCACTGTAAAACCGACCCCATTAAAGAAGACCACTCTAAAACCCAACAAGTTAAAGCCCAACAAGTTAAAGCCAAGCAAGGTAAAGCCAAACAAGGTAAAGCCAAGCAAATTAAAGCCAAACTTGGCCCCTGGTCATGTCTGGAGCTGTCTCCTGGGATTGTTGCTACTACCTCCCCTGGTGTTGGCTGGAGCCTTCTGA